In a single window of the Candidatus Nanosynbacter featherlites genome:
- a CDS encoding co-chaperone GroES, with protein MDTPIKPLGDRVVAVREEAKTQTASGIYLPDSSKERPVVAEVKAVGGDVKNVKVGDKIVYKEYSTTDLKIDGTEYLIVREEDILATVV; from the coding sequence ATGGATACACCTATCAAGCCTCTCGGCGACCGCGTGGTAGCGGTGCGCGAGGAGGCAAAGACGCAGACGGCCAGCGGGATTTATCTGCCAGACAGTTCGAAGGAAAGGCCGGTGGTAGCTGAGGTCAAAGCGGTTGGCGGCGATGTCAAGAATGTAAAAGTGGGCGATAAAATTGTTTATAAGGAATATTCGACCACGGACTTGAAAATTGACGGTACGGAATATTTGATCGTCCGCGAGGAAGATATTTTAGCAACGGTTGTTTGA